The following proteins are co-located in the Roseovarius arcticus genome:
- a CDS encoding Hint domain-containing protein yields MKPKTAGRDHGQMTLEAPLEPAGVLSGSIILTLDGEMPVEHLLPGDRIVTRDSGTAVLVSVHRHITRVRAIRILAGTLGDTRPDRDVVLPECQQVLVRDWRATALFGMRQTTAPAHALIDGEFVVSEGLQTMTLHELRFDNSHVIYADGLELLTPAMPAWQVAAA; encoded by the coding sequence ATGAAGCCGAAAACGGCCGGGCGCGATCACGGGCAAATGACCCTTGAGGCCCCTTTGGAGCCTGCCGGAGTGCTATCCGGCAGTATCATTTTAACTCTCGACGGTGAAATGCCAGTTGAGCATCTTTTGCCGGGGGACCGGATCGTGACGCGCGATAGCGGCACGGCAGTTCTGGTATCGGTGCATCGCCATATCACCCGCGTGCGCGCGATCCGAATTCTGGCTGGAACGCTGGGCGACACGCGCCCTGATCGCGACGTTGTCCTGCCGGAGTGCCAGCAGGTGCTGGTCCGTGATTGGCGTGCGACGGCACTCTTCGGCATGCGGCAGACAACAGCGCCTGCACATGCGCTGATCGACGGTGAGTTCGTCGTGTCCGAGGGCTTGCAAACCATGACGTTGCACGAGCTACGCTTTGACAACAGCCATGTGATCTATGCGGACGGGCTTGAACTGCTGACACCTGCTATGCCCGCGTGGCAAGTGGCTGCGGCTTAA